ttaaaaaaatacgtacatcaaataaaaagaatatggtttcaattttttaataaattattttttactcattCTCTTAAGCAGCTATCCAtttgatgttttgataaatggaatctttaagaataaataatttttacaagtttttaacctatcctattatttatttcaatcaaattgCAATAAGCTTGAATGTCACAATCAATCCAATCTGCACGTTGTTGAACAATTCGTCCTCTATACACGTCAATGTTGAATATTGTTTCCATTAATGACTcaatctttcttgattttttatgatttttttttgttcaagctTGTTTGACTGGAATTGTTAATTTCTAGTGATTAATGATCTCGGGATTGATAcaatacaaattttaaattaaattaattattttaaatcaacataaattaatCTAAGTTAATTTATTCAAACCATGATACAAGCTTGAACTGATAAACTTGATCCAgactttccttttcaatttgttatcccatttttcaaaatcaaatgagaaattaaaaaaaaaaaaaagttgaactaAAATCaccaatttgatataaaaaataatttatattcataaaaaataaaaacaaataaaaaaatagctagaaaaaaagaaaagtcatCCAACAAAAAGTTTGTCCAAACCCATAAAAGAAGTTGTGCGTTTTTTTAGGTCTCGTTTAGAAATGCAAGtcaattcatatttttaaaaaattcaattgtttttataaaaattaattttttaaaattattttgatatgttaattttaaaattaattttttaaaaaaatatattattttaatatattttaaaataaaaaatatattaaactacaACCATAATGATAATTCCAAacaatatccaaaaaaaaaaaaacaagaagaaaaacatgaagctggtcaaaacataaaaccagTGGCTGCCATGGAAGAAACACTATGAGCTCCTAGAGTCAGTCAGCTGGCAAAACCAGTGGCTGTACGCAGCAGCAATCTTCACACGCCcatggaaacaaaacaagaCAAGCTATGGCATCCAGACTTGGTCAATTGTCAGTGCCGGAGACATTGAACTACCATGGCAACTTTACCTTATAATTTTATGGTACCAATTGTCTTACCACGCTGGGTCCATTATCTTTTTTCTAAAGTGTtgctactttaaaaataataatcacaacatcaataaaattattattattaagcttttatttggtattgcattttcaataatggtaaaataaaatttaatttttttttaaaaaaattatattttaaaattgtttcaatatgttaatatcaaaatattttttaatttttttaaaaatattatataaatatatttttaaataaaaaatattttaattattatatttctaaacaccCCTAAAAAGTTAACAGTCAACAACATGGTTGATgacaataacaaataaagaattattctttttaatgatTACAATGAAGATTTTAAGAGATTATTTGCAGTAGCATTGAATGGTTTTActtcttatattattattattgttattattattattatttaaaatcttgatttttaaaagatataaaacaataatttactAGAAATACATCAACACGAGTATAAACAATTGCTTAAGGTTCGAGCAAGGAGGATTtagatttgatatattttatgattaagacataattttttttttttataaagataattgAATACATGCATCTCACATTTCATTtaattacaggaaaaaaaatagaaaatcatcCCTATAAGATGCATAATGAGAAAATCTATTTATGCCGTATTTGACCTGGAGATTTTCAGACCAGATTGTGGCTTTGTCATTTTTTGGTATAAATTAGGAAGTCAAATCTATTAAGGTTGTTTCCCCAAAGGTCAAATTTGACTGTTCAGTTGAACaacattttgttttccttagttgatttttcaaaattaaaattattttcttttttttccttagttgatttttttgggtattatttttattttggtgatAATATGTGAAAACTAACTAAAAAATAGGTGATCTTTAGGAGAAAATATATAGTCAAATATTTTAGTATTCTTGGGGATGATAAATTGAAGAATGCTGGGATTTGAAGGAAAGTAGTGGTATCATACTCTCTTAGTttgcataatattttaatttctgtaGTCTAATGtcatctatttattattttttttattaatataaatatttaaattaatatatatatatatatatatatatacctcaattaattttactGTACTGAAATTAATTAACCTGTTCTATTTTGGTATTTGTCTATTCTCACATGGCTGTTTCAATGACTACTGCTACTCTCTATATTTCGGATTTGACAAGCAAAGAAAGTCAAGTCTACAATGACAGCTTGGAAAGGCGGCTGGCcaggtgtttttaaattttttctatttttttaaattacttaaaaaaaatgataaaaaaatatgaaataagtGATGAAGAGAGTCAAACCTTTAAAGCCCTTTCCAAACTATTAGAATTAAGGGGACTCAGTTGAAGATTGATATAAAATCCAGGACTTTTTTCATTCAAGGAGAAGCAGGCGCGGGAAACCatggaaaaagagagaaatcaaggaaaataaaataataattagagcTACGCCAAACTTCAATTTCAGAAACACCCCCGCCTTGATAGAACAATAACTATACAATGGTTTCAATGACACCAAAAAAACCTATCTTGAAGGCTCTATGAGACCTCACATGCTATCCAAAGCACAATATCATCTTCTACTCGTTGACATGTGCTCTACACacgttaattttttatttttttctttgttcattcTAGTCCATAAATCTATAGTAACCTTTcaattgagttttgatttttattctattcGAATCTAAGctcttttcttcaatttaattcttatttttttaataactcttCATTTTAATCCTGAATTTCATTCAACTTGAGCCCAAAGAAGGCCCAACATtggaaggaaagaagaaaaaaagaaaaaaaaaaaaaagagatactTAGTTCATGAAGCTAGTGTATTGTGATTGTATCCATAACTCAAGTCATGAATTTGACGGTTAACCCAAGTtgtttaatatcaattaaatatatcaccgtctcaatattaaaaaaaaaatcaccttgaAATCAAGTCAGCTTAGGTCTcaactagataaaaaaacatcacttaaaaaaactagtttttttaacacATATTTCTCGTTTATGTTAGCAAATAAGcgcatttgttttttgttacacAATCTTAATTTTTGTGAATGTTATAGCAAGAACAATGCCTGCAAATTATTTTATGGTGTTGTGCAAAAAAATTTGCTTCAACAACAGGAGCCGAGTGTGGATAACAGGCTAGTTACAACTAAAACTAcgtttgaaattgaggttgaatatgcttttcattgaaatttgatttttttttcttcagattatttttttagtaattgttAGGAATTGTTAGGCTCTAGTTGCTCCATGCTCACTTGTCCTCCTATGAAAGGCacatctttttttacttttgattttaattcttttagttCAGGTACGCCTCtctttacttttacttttaacTTTGTAATTGTTATGTAATTTTTCATACCCAAAGAAGATTGTTATGTCAaaccaataaaagttttttctatgattttcttGATGTTGTTCTTGTGAGGACAATAATTGGACACCGGCTTTGgttatttattaaagaaatagAGTATAAAAACACCACACACTCAATAAATGGTGTGAATctatgtaaaaaaattttaattggtttcctCTCTTTCTTGTTTTACATTTGAATAATTCATATctcttgatctttattttttttcccagtcaaatgacttcttttctttccttttgtattGTGTATCTTTTGCtcaaagatttatttttgagcaaggatcaaacaaaaagaaatttggGGTTGGATTTTTGGATATTATCCTAACCGGTTTAGCTTGTTGAGAAAGCCAAGATTTCtttgaaaataaacataaaactgTGAAAATAGAAATAAGACGAACCAGTTTAAATggtttggaaagaaaaaaaccgaaTTGAACATGGTCGGTTCGAAACGATTTTCGGTtctgtttgatttaaaaaaattgaaaaataataattttaatttgattatttattttgatcccAAAACAAACTGAACCGAAAATACACACCCCTAGTCTCAAGAAACAAACCCTTTGAGAAAAACAGACGACAGCGAACAAACTTGAGCTGGGACTTTCTATGCATGCAAGAAAAGCCCTGAAACAGAATGAATGTGCCTTCCTATGCAACAATCAAGAGCATAAAATGCCAGGCCAtgacttaaaaaaagaaaagtttgaatatattttttttataaaaaaaatcaatcctccATGGCCTAAAACACTCCAAGTATTCATATTTATACCAATTTAGGCACAAACAGCTCACCTACCAACATCTGTACAGAGCAAGACTATGTAGTAATTTTTGTAGTAcagcattaataaaaaaaaactggttagGGGTGTAGGCGTGTAGCTCATCACTTATGCAGTAATTTAGGCACAGACAGCTTATCATCTATGGGTAACTTAATTAGTGAGATTCTAGATTTGTTTTCTAGAGGTTATTAGTttaaatctcataaattttaaaattattgaagatttatataattattaaattcagaGGCCGTGAGATTAGTTAAAATGCGTAAAAGTTAGCTAAATAcctacattaataataataataataaaaaaagactatGAACTAATTTTTGTAGTACAGCACTAATCAAAACGCCAGCCATGGCCAATGGCTGCTGTACATTTGAGCACATGCTAGGTCCATAAATTTGATCCTCCTCTCGGTGTCTTATCATCACTATTTTGCACTCTGTATTTATCTTTGTAGTGCAGATagatatatagagaagaaaagtGGGCATTAGAGTGAGTGCATGAAGTGAAGAAAGCAGGAAATGGAACTAAAAAAGTTGTAATAATTAATTGGTGCATGGCAAGTTAAAAGTTCATTTTGCTCCCTCTACTCTTAATCTTATCTTACTTTGATCCCTTTATGACATTGTGTCTTAAAATCATTCTCTTTAGACTGTTCTCTGTTTCTCTAGATGGtctgaaattatttatttttttcctcactTCACTACTCACAAGGCTTTCAAGGAACTTTCATTAGGCCTAGAATTAGAAAGAGGGCTTAGCTTTCTATTGTAATAAAGCTTCAGCCCAAAATTGAGCCAGGCCTTTCCTAGCCCAACTCTCCACCACCCAAAACAGCCCAAACCCTAACCACCACCCAACCACCCAAAACAGCCCAAACCCTAACCACCAGCATCACCACCACTGCTTTTTACAACACAACCCCAGCACCCCCACCCCAGCCACAAAACACCAAAATTAAGGACGTCATCGGActcttaaaaaagaattacaaaatCCAGAAACATCCCACTCGCTAACTTATTCCCTAAGGACTtcccaaaacccaaaacccaaaaactatTAAACACAACataatttcaataaatctagcatccttttttttctttctttttattctcttcaatCAAAAGAAACAGAAAGTTTCCtgctttattaattattacgCAGAAAACCCTAACATCATCAATGAGGGGTTCATCAGAAACCAAGTTTTTGCAAGAGCTACTGCTATATGCAGCAAGTGCTGCTTTGAGTTGTTTGGTATTGTTTGCTGGGCTCCGACAACTTGACCCGAATCGTGAAGCATCAAAGAAAGCCCTTGAACATAAGAAGGAAATCGCTAAGCGTTTGGGTCGTCCTCTTATCCAAACAAACCCTTATGAGGTGTGTGCAAAGtttctatttttgttgaaaagtttggatttttttgcaagttttaatttgggttttggAGGGTTTTGTGAGTTTTGGGTGTAGGGTTAGATAATGGAATATAGGgcttgttttggtttattggGTTTTTGGTAGGTTTTGTGTGTTTGGATTATATGGTCAGATAATGGAATGAAGGGTCTGTTTATTTTAATGGGGTTTTGAAGAATTTTGTGAATTTGGATTATATGGTTAGTTAATAGTatgtaagttttgtttttattatgtacTATTGAATTTAGTATGCTTGAATTGTCATGTATCTgcaaaaaatttgaattttgtcaGTGATGTTGGGGTTGAGGTTAATATTGCAATGAGGGATGTGGGTGGTTTGGTGGCTTATTTTAGGAATAGGGATCGGGGGATTTGGGTGTTTTAGTGAAGATAGGTGCTTAAATCAGTTTTTGGGATGTAAGGGAGTGATTGCTTGTGATGAATGGGACGTGATTAAATTTCCAGTTCTTCTGGGGGAATGgcctttttttgtttgtattagtAGAAACTAAGTTCATTTCTGATTGAGTTGTGTGTTGAACTTTTGTAAGGATGCATTGGAGTTTAGGCCTCTGGGTTGGTGTTATTGTACCGCTATCATTATTTAGATAACCATAGACAGTTATAATATCTCTTGGTGTCTTCAAAcctatcatttgtttttataggtgGTCTATTCTTAGTTGGCTGCTCTCACACAACAAATACCGAGAGTTTCTAATGTCATCTGAACACGTGAAAATATCCATCATATTTTGAAAGTGATACTATGTTAACATTGGTGCCTGCCATTTTCAGTAATAGCCTCTGGCATGAACTGACTGGAGGCAGGTTCTTAGTTGGAAGAAATTAACTTTGAAGACTTGGTTCTGAACCAATATGATGGTTGTAATTGGCAAATATAGATAGTAGTTGTTTTTATACCTGATGAAATTTGGAGGTGTCAACACCAAAAAAACTATCTTTTCAATTTGAAACCTTTTGTTTGTGATTGCTTTGTGGAAGATTAAACTGCTTTGTAACAATTGAGTTCATACTCTAAACACTATTCAATGTAGCCATGTTTTCATGTTGAAAGTATATTTGGTTGGAATGGAGACTTTAGGATCATGGTCAGTGCAGTGGTTTATTAATTTGCGGCAAttgggtatttttattttgaacaggATGTAATAGCATGTGATGTTATAAATCCTGATCACATAGATGTGGAATTTGGGTCAATTGGAGGGCTGGAAGCTATCAAGCAAGCTTTGTATGAACTGGTGATACTTCCTCTGCGGAGACCCGAACTCTTTTCACATGGGAAACTTCTTGGTCCACAAAAGGGGGTATTGTTATATGGACCACCAGGCACTGGAAAGACCATGCTTGCCAAAGCTATTGCAAGAGAGTCCGGAGCTGTTTTCATAAATGTGAGGATCTCTAATTTGATGAGCAAATGGTTTGGTGATGCACAAAAGCTCGGTGAGTATAGATCGTGTTTGAATCGCCTGTCTTGCATTTTCAAGGTTTCTGTCTTGCACTTGGCAAAATTaatgatgatttaaaattattgccTTTTTATTCAAGAATTTGTTGTGGCCAACTGATTATACTGAACGAAATTTAGTTTCTCTCTGACAATAGAAGCAAGGTAGTTCTTTGTGACCTTGCTGTTTATAACTAAGACGGAACATGCCTCTGTTATCCTTATGAGATTAATTGTGCTAAAAGTCAGAAAATAACTAAACATTGTGTTAATATACTTTCTTTGGTAAAAACCCActtgataaaatatttgttgGCAGCATGAGTTTGTTGGATGCTCGATTAACTTAAAGAAAACGAGCACTGTAGTTTGCTTATATGCTGGATCTTTTAGTCTGATGATCAAGATTGTCAAATGATTACAATATtggtatttttgttgttatgtAGTATTTCTCTATATCCTGATTCAGGACTATTTCAAAAGGGTACTGAATCGCATATATTCTGTCAATTGTGAAAGTGATCATCACAGTATTTTGCAACTACATATTTGTGTTGAACCATCTCTTCTCCTCTGTATTTTGCAAGTATTGTTGGTTTTGTGCTGACTAGAAACAGATTTAGAAGTAACTATTTTGCATAGTTGCTTTTTCGTTCCTTCTATCAAAGTTTTCATAATCTGATTATTGTTTCAGTTGCTGCTGTTTTTAGCCTGGCTTATAAACTCCAGCCtgctattatatttattgacgAGGTCGACAGTTTTCTGGGCCAGCGCCGTACTACAGATCATGAGGCATTAACCAATATGAAGACTGAGTTCATGGCATTATGGGATGGGTTTACTACAGATCGTGAGTCTTTCACTTGAAACAAGTGCTACATTTGTGTATTCTTTTTGTGCAGTGACTTGCTAGTATGTGTTATATCTATGATTTGTGTAATTGCTGTAATTTATTCATGGGTTTGGCCTGGGCTGATTTAGTGATTATATTCTTACAGAGAATGCACAAGTGATGGTACTTGCTGCAACCAACCGTCCTTCAGAACTTGATGAAGCAATCCTCCGGCGTCTTCCTCAGGCCTTTGAGATTGGGATGCCTGATCAAAGAGAGAGGGCTGAGATCCTGAAGGTTGTTTTGAAAGGGGAGAAGATTGAAAACAACATTGACTTCAACTACATAGCAAGTTTGTGTGAGGGCTACACTGGTTCAGATCTTCTTGAACTTTGCAAGAAAGCAGCTTACTTTCCTATTAGGGAAATATTGGATGAGGAGAAGAAGGGGAAAAACTCTAGTGTAAGTATATATTTATCACTGTGTTATTCCACAATTTAACTTCCTACAGTTATTTTACCATATATTGAATAATATAGTTCTTGGCTGCAAATTATTATACTCACAGCTAATTCTTCGAGGTACTTCTACTGATTTGTAATTTTAGCTTATAAATCCTATACAAGCTTGAGCCTA
The sequence above is drawn from the Populus alba chromosome 15, ASM523922v2, whole genome shotgun sequence genome and encodes:
- the LOC118057091 gene encoding uncharacterized protein; its protein translation is MRGSSETKFLQELLLYAASAALSCLVLFAGLRQLDPNREASKKALEHKKEIAKRLGRPLIQTNPYEDVIACDVINPDHIDVEFGSIGGLEAIKQALYELVILPLRRPELFSHGKLLGPQKGVLLYGPPGTGKTMLAKAIARESGAVFINVRISNLMSKWFGDAQKLVAAVFSLAYKLQPAIIFIDEVDSFLGQRRTTDHEALTNMKTEFMALWDGFTTDQNAQVMVLAATNRPSELDEAILRRLPQAFEIGMPDQRERAEILKVVLKGEKIENNIDFNYIASLCEGYTGSDLLELCKKAAYFPIREILDEEKKGKNSSAPRPLSQADLQRVLATSTKTGVAANEYSRSSSQSPGWPRQSDDYQVQATINELSKLMVSQILNLQPPDNQDT